In Pseudomonas abieticivorans, the genomic window GACGCCTGCGCAGATCGCTGGCCAATTGCAGTGCAGCGAGAAAAACGTCTATTCGCTGCTGGCCGAAGCCATCGGCCAGCAGCAATTGTCGATCGAGCAGGCGCTGGACCTGCCCGAAGACTTGCTGGGCGAGATTCAGGACGCGTTCCTGGACGGCGAGGGTGAGTTGCCACCGGTCGCGCAGATTGCCCCGCTGTTCAGCGGCCGTGTGCCCGAGGGGGTGCTTTATTGTGTGCGGGCCGCTCTGCAATCAGAGTTCGAGGTCTGAATTCTTGCAGGCTGAACAAGGGTGTATTGCAATTAACAAAAAGGTACAGGCATGAGTCTTGCCTCTGGACGAAGGTCATGGTTAGCTGACTAATAATTAGTATCGACTTTCACCCATGAGTTGCTTATGCCGTTGACTGATCAACACCGCTTTGGAATGCAGCTGGCCCACATGTCGCGGGGCTGGAGAGCTGAACTGGACCGTCGCTTGGCTGGCTTGGGCTTGTCCCAGGCACGCTGGCTGGTGTTGTTGCACCTGGCCCGTTTCGAAGAGGCGCCCACCCAGCGTGAATTGGCCCAGAGCGTGGGTGTCGAAGGCCCCACGCTTGCACGCTTGCTCGATAGCCTGGAGTCTCAGGGGCTGGTAGCGCGGCAGGCGGTGCTGGAAGATCGCCGGGCCAAGAAAATTCTGCTGTGCGCGCCGGCACGGCCGTTGATCGAGCAGATCGAGGCGATCGCCAACCAACTGCGGATCGAACTGTTCGTGGGCATCGAAGAAGAGGACATGCGCATTGCCATGCGCGTGCACACCCAGATTCTTGCCAACCTGGAAAAGAAGTCCTGATTGAAGTGGTGTCCCCGGCCTTTGAGAAAGGCCGCCAAGCCCGCTATAACAGAGTGATTGGATGCCGGTTTTTCAAGGGATACTCATGCTAGAGCGTTTCATGGCCTGTTTCAGGCGCACCCCGCAATCTTCCTTGCACAAACCTCTGGCGCGGCTGCTGGCAATCGGTGCCTTGGGCTGTTCGACCTTGGCCGGCGCCGTGGGGCTGGGTGATATCACCTTGCACTCCTCGCTGGGCCAGCCGCTGAACGCCGACATCGAACTGGTGGACACTGCAGGCCTTGAAGAAGCGGACCTTACGGCCAACCTGGCCAGTGCCGACGAGTTCGCCCGGGCCGGCGTGGATCGTATCTTCTTTCTCAACACCTTGCGCTTCACGCCGATGTTCCGTGATGGGCGCAAAGTGATTCACGTGGTGTCGAGCAAGGCGGTCACCGAGCCTTACCTGAATTTCCTGGTACAGGTAAACCGCCCGGGTGGCCAGTTGCTGCGCGAGTTCACCCTGCTGCTCGACCCGCCTGGTACCGCCGCCTTGGCCCCGGCGCCGTTCCCGACGCCTGCGTTTGGCACGGCGCGGGTCGCGGCCAACACCGGGCCGACCTCCACCGAGGACAATCCACCAGTCCCACGGGCAGCGGCAGCGGCAGCGACAGCGACAGCTGGCCCGTTGCCGGCAGCCAGCCAAGGCAAACGCTACGTGGTGGCCAAGGGTGACAACCTCTGGTCCATCGGCAAGCGCCTGCAGGCGGCCGGCACCACCGTGCCGATGAACCAGTTGGTGCGCGAGATTCGTGCACTGAACCCCGAGTCCGTGCACTTGGCGGTGGGCCAGAGCCTGTTGTTGCCAGACGCGGCAGTGCTGCCGGGTGGCGCTGCAGCGCCTGCGGTGGCCCCAGTGGCGGTGCCCGAGCAAGCGCCAGCGGCCCCTGAACAACTGGCGTCGACCGTGCTGGAAAACCAGCAGTTGCAAAAAGACTTCGATGCCCTGCAAGCGCGCCTCCAAAGCC contains:
- a CDS encoding MarR family transcriptional regulator; amino-acid sequence: MPLTDQHRFGMQLAHMSRGWRAELDRRLAGLGLSQARWLVLLHLARFEEAPTQRELAQSVGVEGPTLARLLDSLESQGLVARQAVLEDRRAKKILLCAPARPLIEQIEAIANQLRIELFVGIEEEDMRIAMRVHTQILANLEKKS